One genomic region from Muriicola soli encodes:
- a CDS encoding proline iminopeptidase-family hydrolase, which produces MKFYSWLFPAVLLFISCQTNPQKSDGQESTSAEQYLSFENRDDQFTGGIKMIPITTKKGTFNVWTKRIGNNPTKKVLLLHGGPGMTHELYECFDGYFPQEEIEYIYYDQLGSYYSEQPDDLDLWTTERFVEEVEQVRQALGLDASNFYLLGQSWGGILAMEYAFKYQDNLRGLIISNMMSSVPEYNAYAQNVLGPQMNPEIYKEIKALEDAEDFENPRYSELLFEHYYTEHVLRMPPEDWPEAIMRTFKHANNQVYVHMQGYSEFGITGDATLKDWDVRDQLKNIAVPTLVIGAQYDTMDPEHMKWMSEEVQNGRYLYCPNGSHLSQYDDQKNYFEGVIRFIEDVDQNNF; this is translated from the coding sequence ATGAAATTCTATTCCTGGCTATTTCCAGCTGTTCTTCTTTTTATCTCTTGCCAGACTAATCCTCAGAAATCAGACGGGCAGGAATCAACGAGCGCTGAACAATATCTCAGTTTTGAAAATAGGGACGACCAGTTCACAGGGGGAATTAAAATGATTCCCATCACTACCAAAAAAGGTACTTTTAATGTCTGGACCAAACGCATTGGGAATAATCCCACCAAAAAAGTATTGTTACTTCACGGTGGCCCTGGGATGACCCACGAATTATACGAGTGCTTTGACGGCTATTTCCCACAAGAGGAAATAGAATACATTTATTACGATCAATTGGGTTCCTATTACAGTGAACAGCCCGACGATCTCGACCTCTGGACCACTGAACGTTTTGTTGAGGAAGTGGAGCAGGTAAGGCAGGCCCTGGGACTGGATGCTTCCAACTTCTATCTCCTGGGTCAATCCTGGGGAGGAATACTCGCTATGGAATACGCATTTAAATACCAGGATAATCTCAGGGGATTGATTATATCCAACATGATGAGTAGTGTTCCTGAATACAACGCCTATGCACAGAATGTACTGGGCCCTCAGATGAATCCGGAAATATACAAGGAGATCAAAGCTCTGGAAGACGCTGAGGACTTTGAAAATCCTAGATACAGCGAACTATTATTTGAACACTACTACACTGAACACGTCCTGAGAATGCCCCCTGAAGATTGGCCTGAAGCAATTATGCGCACCTTTAAACACGCCAATAATCAGGTTTATGTCCACATGCAGGGGTATAGTGAGTTTGGAATAACCGGCGATGCCACCCTAAAAGATTGGGATGTAAGGGATCAATTAAAAAACATTGCGGTGCCTACCCTGGTCATAGGGGCTCAATACGATACTATGGATCCCGAACATATGAAATGGATGTCAGAAGAAGTGCAAAATGGCCGTTACTTATATTGCCCCAATGGGAGCCACCTTTCGCAGTACGACGATCAGAAAAACTACTTTGAGGGCGTGATCCGGTTTATAGAGGATGTTGATCAGAATAACTTTTGA
- a CDS encoding exodeoxyribonuclease III codes for MKIVSYNVNGIRAALGKGFLEWLQSVDPDVVCLQEIKAMKEQLELSLFENAGYPYHYWYSAEKKGYSGVAILSKYKPEHVEFGTGIDYMDKEGRNIRADINGVSVMSLYVPSGTNIERLDHKLQYMADFQDYVDGLKKTHPNLIILGDYNICHQAIDIHDPVRNKNVSGFLPVEREWIGNFMDSGFIDSFRYFNKEPHQYTWWSYRANARNNNKGWRLDYGMVSKTLEERLNRSVILSRAKHSDHCPIMVELNTA; via the coding sequence ATGAAGATCGTATCCTACAATGTAAATGGTATTCGTGCCGCCCTGGGCAAAGGATTTTTGGAATGGTTACAAAGCGTTGATCCCGACGTGGTTTGCCTGCAGGAGATTAAGGCGATGAAGGAACAACTAGAACTCAGTCTTTTCGAAAATGCCGGATACCCATATCATTATTGGTACAGTGCAGAAAAGAAAGGGTACAGCGGGGTAGCCATACTTTCAAAATACAAACCTGAACACGTCGAATTCGGTACAGGAATAGACTATATGGATAAGGAAGGAAGGAATATCAGGGCAGATATCAACGGGGTTTCTGTAATGAGCCTTTATGTACCCTCCGGCACCAATATTGAACGTCTCGATCACAAGCTACAGTACATGGCCGACTTTCAGGACTATGTGGATGGACTTAAAAAAACGCATCCTAACCTTATAATCCTTGGAGATTACAATATCTGCCACCAGGCAATCGATATCCACGATCCGGTTAGGAACAAGAATGTATCCGGTTTTCTGCCTGTTGAGCGGGAATGGATCGGCAATTTTATGGATAGCGGATTTATTGACAGTTTCCGCTACTTTAATAAAGAACCACATCAGTATACCTGGTGGAGTTACCGTGCGAATGCCCGAAATAACAACAAAGGTTGGCGCCTGGACTACGGCATGGTTAGCAAGACCTTAGAAGAAAGACTAAACCGATCTGTAATACTATCACGGGCCAAACACAGTGATCATTGCCCGATTATGGTAGAATTAAACACAGCTTAA
- a CDS encoding glycine--tRNA ligase, protein MANQEDIFKKVISHAKEYGYVAQSSEIYDGLSAVYDYLQNGAELKKNIREYWWQAMVQLNENIVGIDSAIFMHPTTWKASGHIDAFNDPLIDNKDSKKRYRADVLIEDYVAKIEAKIDKEITKAAKRFGDSFDEAQYRATNPRVKDYQQKSETILKRMASSLEKEDLADVKNLIEELEIACPLSGSRNWTDVKQFNLMFGTKLGASADSAMDLYLRPETAQGIFVNFLNVQKSGRLKIPFGIAQIGKAFRNEIVARQFIFRMREFEQMEMQFFIRPGTQKEWYETWKEARMKWHLSLGMGEENYRFHDHEKLAHYADAAADIEFKFPFGFKELEGIHSRTDFDLGSHEKYSGKKLQYFDPELEESYVPYVVETSIGLDRMFLAVLSNSLVEEELENGSSRTVLKIPAVLAPTKAAVLPLVKKDGLPEIAHKIIADLRLDFNVIYDEKDAVGRRYRRQDAAGTPFCITVDHQTLEDNSVTIRHRDTMEQKRIAIKDIPAVMEKEVAMKYWLQKLAES, encoded by the coding sequence ATGGCAAATCAAGAAGATATTTTCAAAAAGGTCATTTCTCACGCCAAGGAGTACGGCTATGTTGCGCAGTCCAGTGAAATCTACGATGGCCTTAGTGCAGTATACGATTACCTCCAGAACGGAGCAGAGTTAAAAAAGAACATCAGAGAATACTGGTGGCAGGCCATGGTGCAACTCAATGAGAATATCGTTGGAATCGATTCAGCCATCTTTATGCACCCTACTACCTGGAAAGCTTCAGGGCATATTGATGCTTTTAATGACCCTTTGATCGATAATAAAGATTCAAAAAAGAGATATCGCGCCGACGTTCTTATTGAAGACTATGTGGCCAAAATTGAGGCTAAAATAGACAAGGAGATCACCAAGGCAGCCAAGCGATTTGGAGATTCCTTTGACGAGGCTCAATACCGTGCTACCAACCCCAGGGTAAAAGACTATCAGCAAAAATCAGAAACCATCCTGAAAAGGATGGCCAGCTCTCTGGAAAAGGAAGACCTGGCAGATGTAAAAAATCTGATAGAGGAACTAGAGATTGCCTGCCCACTTTCGGGTTCCAGGAACTGGACTGATGTAAAACAGTTTAACCTGATGTTTGGCACAAAACTGGGCGCATCAGCTGATTCTGCCATGGATTTATATCTGCGCCCGGAAACGGCCCAGGGAATCTTCGTAAATTTTCTGAATGTTCAAAAATCGGGACGCCTTAAAATTCCTTTCGGGATTGCACAAATAGGTAAGGCCTTCAGGAACGAGATTGTCGCCAGACAATTTATTTTCAGGATGAGGGAATTTGAACAGATGGAAATGCAGTTCTTTATAAGGCCGGGTACTCAAAAAGAATGGTATGAGACCTGGAAAGAAGCCAGGATGAAATGGCATCTGTCGCTGGGGATGGGAGAGGAGAATTACAGATTCCACGATCACGAAAAATTAGCCCATTACGCCGATGCTGCCGCCGATATCGAGTTTAAATTTCCATTCGGATTTAAGGAATTAGAGGGGATTCATTCCCGAACCGATTTTGATTTGGGCAGCCACGAGAAATATTCGGGTAAAAAGCTTCAGTATTTTGATCCCGAATTAGAAGAGAGCTATGTGCCCTATGTTGTTGAAACCTCTATAGGCTTAGACCGTATGTTCCTGGCCGTCCTATCCAATTCTCTTGTTGAAGAAGAACTGGAAAACGGATCTTCGCGAACGGTGCTGAAAATTCCCGCAGTGCTTGCTCCTACCAAGGCCGCGGTACTTCCTCTTGTAAAAAAGGACGGTCTACCGGAGATCGCCCATAAGATTATTGCAGACCTACGTCTCGATTTCAATGTGATTTACGATGAGAAGGATGCCGTAGGGCGCAGGTACAGAAGGCAAGATGCAGCAGGCACTCCCTTCTGTATCACTGTTGATCATCAAACCCTGGAAGACAATTCGGTTACAATACGCCACCGGGATACCATGGAGCAAAAGAGAATTGCTATTAAAGACATCCCTGCTGTTATGGAGAAAGAAGTTGCAATGAAATACTGGCTACAAAAGCTGGCAGAGAGTTAA
- a CDS encoding Ig-like domain-containing protein: MANLKRFLSGVFVLFIALALFQCARRGSPSGGPRDTTPPVLLRAEPENLSTRFSTNKIRLYFDEYIKLEDVQNQLIVSPPFKNPLEISPQGGASKYVEIVIKDTLQENTTYTMNFGESIVDNNEGNPYPYLTYVFSTGDYIDSLSLLGVVQDAFNKETDDFISVMLYEIDTSYTDSVIEKRPPNYLTNTLDSTTIFRLQNLKAGSYRLIAIKDEAKNNVYDPVVDKIGFIEDTITLPTDSIYLLRLFREIPEYSLSVPKFAASNKIVFGYNGPNEELEITPITPLPDTVFTYQSKEPGKDTLNFWFTPFETDSLIFEVNNERLVQRDTFVVKTRQLPLDSLLVSASHRSSIGFLDTLTLSANIPIQTSDTATVSLINKDSLPQPFEFSLDTMRNRLVVDFPKEPNETYFLTILPEALTDIFGTSNDTLNYRLTTGSYADFGNLRIRLSGEVSYPVLVELTTPQGQVVRSIAAQEDKLYEFNLLSPAKYLVRVIFDTNGNELWDTGSFKDKIQPERVVYFPQEIEVRANWELEQLFLIEE; the protein is encoded by the coding sequence ATGGCAAACTTAAAGCGATTTCTTTCTGGGGTATTCGTTCTGTTTATTGCCCTTGCCCTTTTTCAGTGCGCCAGACGTGGCAGTCCTTCAGGAGGGCCAAGAGATACCACTCCACCTGTTTTACTCCGTGCCGAACCGGAAAATCTTAGTACACGGTTTAGCACTAACAAAATAAGGTTGTACTTCGATGAATACATCAAACTCGAAGATGTTCAGAATCAACTTATCGTATCACCTCCCTTTAAAAACCCCCTTGAGATCAGTCCGCAAGGAGGTGCCAGTAAATACGTCGAGATTGTTATAAAGGATACGCTGCAGGAAAACACCACCTACACCATGAATTTCGGTGAAAGTATTGTTGATAACAACGAGGGCAACCCATACCCTTATCTCACCTATGTCTTTTCGACGGGGGATTATATTGATTCTCTTTCGCTCTTGGGCGTCGTTCAGGATGCCTTTAATAAGGAAACTGATGACTTTATCAGCGTAATGTTATATGAAATTGACACCAGCTACACCGATTCTGTCATCGAGAAAAGGCCTCCAAACTATCTCACCAATACCCTGGATAGTACTACCATTTTTAGACTACAGAATTTAAAGGCAGGGAGCTATCGGTTAATTGCTATAAAAGACGAAGCAAAGAACAATGTCTATGACCCCGTAGTTGACAAAATAGGATTTATAGAGGACACCATAACCCTTCCTACAGACTCAATCTATCTCTTGCGCCTTTTCAGGGAAATTCCGGAATACAGCTTGTCGGTTCCCAAGTTTGCAGCGAGCAACAAGATTGTATTTGGATATAACGGACCCAATGAAGAATTGGAAATAACCCCCATAACCCCGCTTCCGGATACCGTATTCACTTACCAGTCTAAAGAACCCGGGAAGGATACACTCAATTTCTGGTTTACTCCTTTTGAAACTGATTCCCTGATTTTTGAAGTCAACAATGAACGGCTCGTACAAAGAGATACATTTGTAGTTAAAACGCGTCAACTCCCTCTTGACAGCCTCCTTGTTTCTGCAAGCCATCGCAGTTCTATTGGGTTTTTAGACACGCTGACCCTATCAGCAAATATACCTATCCAAACTAGTGACACTGCCACAGTTTCACTCATAAATAAGGATTCACTGCCTCAACCATTTGAGTTTTCTTTGGATACTATGAGGAACCGACTTGTAGTCGACTTTCCAAAGGAGCCCAATGAAACTTATTTTCTTACGATTTTGCCAGAGGCACTCACAGACATCTTTGGGACAAGCAATGATACCCTGAATTACAGGCTAACAACAGGCAGTTATGCCGATTTTGGTAATCTTAGAATTCGGTTGAGCGGGGAGGTCAGTTATCCTGTCCTGGTTGAATTGACCACTCCCCAAGGCCAAGTAGTGCGGTCAATAGCCGCTCAGGAAGATAAGCTTTATGAATTTAATCTCTTGAGTCCTGCCAAGTACTTGGTACGTGTAATTTTCGACACAAATGGCAATGAACTGTGGGACACGGGTAGTTTTAAGGATAAAATACAGCCCGAAAGGGTGGTTTATTTCCCTCAGGAAATAGAGGTAAGGGCAAATTGGGAACTGGAACAACTCTTTCTTATTGAAGAATAA
- the radA gene encoding DNA repair protein RadA: MAKTKTAFFCQNCGTQYPKWVGQCTACKEWNTIVEEVVQKEEKSSWKATMNGTPKRASPVNISDIDTDKEIRYDILDHEFNRVLGGGLVPGSLVLLGGEPGIGKSTLLLQIALRLPYKTLYVSGEESMKQIKMRAERIQPNSANCFVLTETKTQQIFKQISEINPDIVVIDSIQTLHSDYIESSAGSISQIRESTAELIKFAKETNTPVILVGHITKDGTIAGPKILEHMVDTVLQFEGDRNYMYRILRALKNRFGSTAELGIYEMQGDGLREVSNPSEILISKYDEALSGTAIVATLEGMRPLLIEIQALVSSAVYGTPQRTATGFNAKRLNMLLAVLEKRAGFKLGAKDVFLNITGGITVDDPAIDLGVVAAVLSSNADIPLEKGVCFAAEIGLAGEVRPVRRIDQRILEAEKLGFTRIFVSKNNKIALKNHSILISKVSKIEDVIRELFD, encoded by the coding sequence ATGGCAAAGACCAAAACCGCTTTTTTCTGCCAGAATTGTGGCACTCAATACCCCAAATGGGTGGGGCAATGCACGGCTTGTAAAGAATGGAATACCATCGTTGAAGAAGTAGTACAGAAGGAGGAGAAGTCGAGCTGGAAAGCAACAATGAATGGCACTCCAAAAAGAGCCTCTCCTGTCAATATTTCAGATATTGACACAGATAAGGAAATCAGGTATGATATCCTTGACCATGAATTCAACAGGGTGCTTGGGGGTGGACTAGTACCCGGTTCCCTGGTACTCCTTGGAGGAGAACCTGGTATAGGTAAAAGTACTTTGCTGCTACAAATCGCTTTGCGATTACCTTACAAAACGTTATACGTTTCCGGGGAGGAAAGCATGAAGCAGATTAAGATGAGAGCTGAGAGAATTCAGCCAAATAGTGCTAACTGTTTCGTCCTTACGGAAACTAAGACTCAACAAATCTTCAAGCAGATCTCAGAGATTAATCCTGATATCGTGGTAATCGATTCTATACAAACCCTGCATTCGGATTATATCGAATCTTCAGCGGGTAGTATATCCCAGATCAGGGAATCTACAGCAGAACTTATCAAGTTTGCGAAGGAAACTAATACCCCCGTGATCTTAGTAGGGCATATTACCAAAGATGGCACCATTGCCGGACCAAAGATTCTGGAACATATGGTAGATACCGTTCTTCAGTTTGAAGGCGATCGAAATTACATGTACAGGATTCTCAGGGCCCTGAAAAACCGTTTTGGATCTACGGCAGAACTGGGAATATATGAAATGCAGGGCGACGGTCTCAGGGAAGTTAGTAATCCTTCGGAAATTTTGATCTCCAAATACGATGAAGCTCTAAGCGGAACGGCTATCGTCGCTACTCTAGAAGGTATGCGTCCCCTCCTGATTGAAATCCAGGCCCTTGTGAGCTCAGCAGTATACGGAACTCCACAACGAACGGCTACAGGATTTAATGCTAAGAGGTTAAATATGCTCCTGGCCGTCCTTGAAAAAAGAGCGGGATTTAAACTGGGGGCCAAAGATGTTTTTCTCAATATCACAGGTGGAATTACCGTTGACGATCCGGCCATAGATTTAGGGGTAGTTGCTGCAGTCCTTTCGAGCAATGCAGACATTCCCCTGGAGAAAGGGGTTTGCTTTGCGGCAGAAATAGGACTCGCAGGTGAAGTCAGGCCGGTTCGCAGGATAGATCAACGTATCCTCGAAGCAGAAAAACTCGGCTTTACGCGGATTTTTGTCTCCAAGAACAATAAAATTGCCTTAAAAAACCACAGTATCCTGATCAGTAAGGTATCAAAGATCGAAGATGTAATCCGTGAATTGTTTGATTGA
- a CDS encoding TonB-dependent receptor family protein, whose amino-acid sequence MKFYAGICLFLMSSLALFSQQTSKPDSVTVLKEVLLLEELREKQTTGIVPSQIIGDKVFDNFSPIDAISAINQIPGVYALSGALNTNRITIRGIGARTLFGTDKLRLYYNEIPVTNGSGFSTIEAYDLENLSQVEVVKGPKATAFGTNLGGAILLSTREALGNSSSLSNNSTFGSYGLFKNNLSFRHADQGMTLALNYDRLNTDGYRENNDFQRDGLLLNTTFQINPNNRINLLVNYIDYTAQIPSSLGITAFNEDPTQAAFTWAASKGFEANKYTLIGASYEHTFSPEFKNSTSIFYTYLDHYEARPFGILDEYTNGFGLRTRFIGEAAIFGIKTDYSFGTELYKDEYSWDEYENLYADNNGEGSLQGDQFADNREFRTQLNSFGTLSVAVAEKVSLQLGLNINSTQYDFRDLFNTGEANQSAERNFKTIVLPSVNISYRFTNYQSVYANVSRGFSNPTVEETLTPDGVINPDIAQETGTNYELGSQLFLFNNKLHLLATIYQMDVENLLVAERVGDDRFVGRNAGKTRHQGLEAAINYRWDLTSGIRITPFLNYTYNQHRFVQFVDGDEDFSGNPLTGVPKHRINSGLQFQFKDHFFWNTTHQYVGSIPLTDANSLSSDPFHVFTTKWRYEQKLSSAFSLGIAFGINNLFNVRYAQSVLINTRAFGGAEPRYYYPGNNRNYYTSFRIRYTL is encoded by the coding sequence ATGAAATTTTACGCTGGCATCTGTTTATTTCTAATGAGTAGCCTCGCTTTATTCAGCCAGCAAACTTCCAAACCGGATAGTGTAACCGTCCTAAAGGAAGTACTGCTGTTAGAGGAGCTACGGGAAAAACAAACAACAGGAATTGTACCCTCACAAATCATTGGCGATAAGGTCTTCGATAATTTCAGCCCGATAGATGCTATATCGGCCATTAACCAGATCCCTGGGGTTTATGCCTTGTCCGGAGCCTTAAATACCAATAGAATTACCATAAGAGGGATTGGAGCCCGTACCTTGTTTGGCACCGATAAGCTTCGTTTGTATTACAATGAGATCCCTGTCACCAACGGAAGCGGATTTTCTACCATTGAAGCTTATGATCTGGAAAATTTAAGTCAGGTTGAAGTAGTCAAAGGACCAAAAGCCACTGCTTTCGGTACTAATCTCGGTGGTGCCATCTTACTTAGTACCAGAGAAGCACTTGGAAATAGTAGTAGCCTATCAAACAATTCTACTTTTGGTTCTTATGGGCTCTTCAAGAATAATCTGTCGTTCAGACATGCAGATCAGGGAATGACACTTGCGCTCAACTACGACCGTTTAAATACAGACGGCTATCGGGAAAATAATGATTTCCAAAGGGATGGATTATTGCTGAACACCACTTTTCAGATAAATCCGAATAATAGGATCAACCTGTTGGTTAACTACATAGATTACACAGCTCAGATTCCGAGTTCACTAGGAATTACAGCCTTTAATGAAGATCCGACTCAGGCAGCATTTACATGGGCAGCATCAAAAGGATTTGAAGCCAATAAATACACCTTGATCGGTGCCAGTTATGAGCATACATTTTCTCCTGAGTTTAAAAATTCTACCAGCATCTTCTATACCTATCTGGATCATTATGAGGCCAGGCCTTTTGGTATCCTGGATGAGTATACCAATGGATTTGGTTTACGAACGCGCTTCATCGGTGAAGCAGCGATATTTGGAATAAAGACCGATTATTCTTTTGGAACTGAACTCTACAAGGACGAATACAGTTGGGATGAATACGAAAATCTCTACGCAGACAATAATGGGGAGGGAAGCCTGCAAGGAGATCAGTTTGCAGATAATAGAGAATTTCGAACACAGCTAAATTCCTTCGGAACACTATCTGTGGCCGTTGCAGAGAAAGTAAGTTTACAGCTCGGCCTTAACATAAACAGCACCCAATATGATTTTCGTGACCTGTTCAATACTGGAGAGGCCAACCAGAGTGCAGAAAGAAATTTTAAAACCATTGTCCTCCCCAGTGTCAATATTTCTTATCGATTCACGAATTACCAATCCGTTTATGCCAATGTCAGCAGGGGGTTTTCCAATCCGACAGTAGAAGAGACCTTAACTCCTGACGGGGTAATCAATCCTGATATTGCCCAGGAAACCGGCACTAATTACGAGTTGGGGTCCCAACTTTTCTTATTCAATAATAAGCTACACCTGCTTGCTACGATTTATCAAATGGATGTTGAGAATCTCTTGGTGGCCGAGCGAGTAGGTGATGACCGATTCGTGGGTAGGAATGCCGGAAAAACAAGACATCAGGGGCTTGAGGCCGCTATTAATTACCGATGGGATCTCACTTCAGGCATCAGGATTACACCCTTTTTAAACTATACTTACAATCAGCACAGGTTTGTGCAGTTTGTTGACGGGGACGAGGACTTTTCAGGCAATCCGTTAACCGGAGTGCCAAAACACAGAATAAACAGTGGATTACAGTTTCAGTTTAAAGATCATTTCTTTTGGAATACCACACATCAATACGTTGGCAGCATTCCTCTAACGGATGCCAACAGTCTTTCCAGTGACCCATTCCATGTCTTTACCACAAAATGGCGGTATGAACAAAAACTAAGTTCGGCTTTCAGCCTTGGGATAGCATTTGGAATCAATAACCTCTTTAATGTTCGATACGCACAATCTGTACTAATTAATACCCGGGCTTTCGGAGGTGCTGAACCGCGGTACTATTACCCCGGTAACAACAGAAATTATTATACCAGTTTCAGAATTAGGTATACGCTTTAA
- a CDS encoding ComF family protein, whose amino-acid sequence MNFTKLPNIINDLNTVLVPRVCFGCNARLYRGEQILCVSCRAQLPLTEFNFSKENSLDRVFYGRIAIQKASSFLYFYENGVVQRLLHYLKYRNQPQIGNFLGKWYGHILKQDLALPPIDVVIPVPLHPKKLKKRGYNQVEGFGRELALHLKARYREDILAKTSHTRTQTQKSRIFRWQHEKPVFNIISPTILKPCKVLLVDDVVTTGATLEACTKALISQNGIEVYIATMAVVP is encoded by the coding sequence TTGAATTTCACTAAGCTACCAAATATAATAAATGATCTCAACACGGTTCTTGTACCCCGTGTCTGTTTTGGATGTAATGCACGATTATATCGGGGAGAGCAGATTTTATGTGTCTCTTGTCGAGCCCAATTACCGCTTACCGAGTTCAATTTTTCGAAAGAAAACAGTTTAGACAGGGTATTTTACGGACGAATAGCCATTCAAAAAGCATCGAGTTTTCTATATTTTTATGAAAATGGGGTAGTTCAACGTCTACTGCACTATCTGAAATATCGCAATCAGCCGCAGATCGGTAACTTCCTCGGAAAATGGTACGGACACATTCTAAAACAAGATCTCGCTCTGCCACCAATTGATGTGGTGATCCCTGTACCGCTTCATCCCAAAAAACTAAAAAAAAGAGGCTATAACCAGGTGGAAGGGTTTGGAAGAGAGCTCGCCCTCCATCTCAAGGCCAGATACAGGGAAGACATTTTAGCTAAAACATCCCATACACGCACACAAACTCAGAAATCGAGAATATTTCGATGGCAGCATGAAAAACCTGTATTCAATATTATATCACCTACCATACTAAAGCCATGTAAAGTCTTACTTGTAGACGATGTGGTGACCACAGGTGCTACCCTGGAAGCCTGTACCAAAGCCTTGATTTCACAAAATGGAATTGAGGTTTATATTGCAACAATGGCAGTAGTTCCCTGA
- a CDS encoding aldo/keto reductase: MIYTTLPHTSLEVSKICLGTMTWGKQNTEAEGHSQMDYAVEQGINFFDTAELYPIPAHPDRYALTEKIIGNWFKKSGKRDKIVLASKIAGKAAFTKFIRTSGFKKDALIEAVNGSLERLQTEHIDLYQLHWPERSTNYFGQRGYKHDISDFWEDNIHQVLETLRDLIKEGKIGHVGLSNETPWGTMRFLEESKVHKSLPRMVSIQNPYSLLNRTFEVGLSEIAIREKIGLLAYSPLGFGVLSGKYLGGKKPENARITLFPAYGRYSNEIALKATQKYQDLANENGMSLTQMSLAFVNSRPFLTSTIIGATSMEQLKENLGSIDLNLSEEVLKGIEAIHEDHPDPAP, encoded by the coding sequence ATGATTTATACCACCCTGCCACATACCTCCCTTGAAGTAAGTAAGATCTGTTTGGGAACGATGACCTGGGGAAAGCAGAATACGGAAGCCGAAGGGCATTCGCAGATGGATTATGCTGTGGAACAGGGGATCAACTTTTTTGACACAGCTGAACTTTATCCTATTCCAGCCCATCCCGATCGCTATGCCCTAACCGAAAAGATTATAGGGAACTGGTTTAAAAAATCAGGAAAGAGAGATAAGATCGTATTGGCATCCAAGATCGCAGGCAAGGCTGCATTTACAAAGTTTATAAGAACATCAGGCTTTAAAAAGGACGCGTTGATTGAAGCTGTCAACGGGAGTCTGGAAAGATTGCAAACTGAACACATCGACTTGTATCAATTGCATTGGCCTGAAAGATCAACCAACTATTTTGGGCAAAGGGGGTACAAGCATGACATTTCTGATTTCTGGGAGGATAATATTCATCAGGTCCTTGAAACCTTGAGGGACCTGATTAAAGAAGGAAAGATAGGTCATGTGGGCTTATCCAACGAAACCCCATGGGGGACGATGCGCTTTTTAGAAGAGAGCAAAGTCCATAAAAGCCTGCCCCGAATGGTAAGCATACAAAATCCGTACAGCTTGCTGAACAGAACTTTTGAAGTTGGACTTTCTGAAATTGCCATCAGAGAAAAAATTGGCTTGCTAGCCTATTCTCCCTTAGGTTTTGGCGTGCTCAGCGGAAAATATCTGGGAGGGAAAAAGCCGGAAAATGCAAGGATTACGTTATTCCCTGCTTATGGTAGATACAGTAATGAAATTGCCCTTAAGGCCACCCAGAAATATCAGGATCTGGCAAATGAAAATGGGATGTCACTTACTCAGATGTCTCTTGCCTTTGTGAATAGCAGGCCCTTTTTAACCAGCACGATCATCGGTGCCACATCTATGGAGCAACTGAAGGAAAATTTAGGGAGTATAGACCTCAACCTGAGCGAGGAAGTGCTCAAAGGAATTGAAGCCATACACGAAGATCATCCCGATCCTGCACCCTGA